The genomic DNA CTCACCGTCCTTGTACGAGGAGATATCCCAGCCGCATTTCTCGGCTGCGACATCCTTTGTGCGGTAGCCATTGGCGTGTTCCCGATCCATGACCGCCTGCATGGCGATTCTCTCTATCGCGGTGCGTCGTTCGGCATCCGGGCTGAACTGAGGCGTCTCTTCTCCCTTGCGCTGGGCCAGCAATCCGGCTGGCACAACCAAGGCTCCGCCGACAACCACAGGCGGACTTGAGATGACGTTGCGCTTGGCCATGAGTTCCTTGGTCCGCTGCTCCAGGCGGGCGCGCATTTCCTCCACCCGGCGTTTCGCCATTTCCGGCTGAACACGGGGCTGTTTGCCAGCTTCCACGGCATCCGAGAGGTGGAAGTACCTGTCCTGCCAGTGGTCGATTTCTTTGGTCAATCGCTCATGGACGGCATGGAGTATCTTGTCCACATGGCGTTCCCGTCGTTCCTTGACCTCCTGGAAGTGCTCGGGGACGAGCTTCTCGGCTGCGTAGGAGAGGGCCTGTTGTTCAAGAGTATCGCACAGCCAGGACTGCTTCAGGATGTCCTGGACAAGGTATGTGTCCGACTCGGGAAGAGGCTCCAGGTCCAGATGCGGAGCCCATCCTGCATGGATGACGTTCCCTTCAGCGTCGATCTCCACGAATTGCATCCTGCGCGAAGTGACTTGTCGTTCGTCCTTGCCGTAGACGGATTCTCTGACGGCATGGTCAATCATCACCAGGACCCGTGGCGTATTCCCCATATCCGTTGGATCGACCAGCACGGTTCCTTGCTTCAAAAAGTTGCGGTTTGTCTCAAGCACCAGGTCCGTCACCGCCGCCATGAGCGGGTGTCCGGGGTGTACGAGGCTGGCCATGGGCTTGCCATAGACACGGACAAGGTGGCGTTCGAAGCAGATGCGTTCGTATTTCTTGAGGACCGGATCGCGTCCGCCGATAACCCGGTCACGTTCCCGAATAACAGCAGGGACATGGGTGATCTCGTAGCGTCCAGCTTCACGCTGCCGCAAATCGCCGCCAAGGCTCTTGAACGCCTCCATGAAAAATGCGCGGATGAAATAGGGA from Oceanidesulfovibrio indonesiensis includes the following:
- a CDS encoding DUF3883 domain-containing protein; amino-acid sequence: PYFIRAFFMEAFKSLGGDLRQREAGRYEITHVPAVIRERDRVIGGRDPVLKKYERICFERHLVRVYGKPMASLVHPGHPLMAAVTDLVLETNRNFLKQGTVLVDPTDMGNTPRVLVMIDHAVRESVYGKDERQVTSRRMQFVEIDAEGNVIHAGWAPHLDLEPLPESDTYLVQDILKQSWLCDTLEQQALSYAAEKLVPEHFQEVKERRERHVDKILHAVHERLTKEIDHWQDRYFHLSDAVEAGKQPRVQPEMAKRRVEEMRARLEQRTKELMAKRNVISSPPVVVGGALVVPAGLLAQRKGEETPQFSPDAERRTAIERIAMQAVMDREHANGYRTKDVAAEKCGWDISSYKDGEIDRHIEVKGRAKGMSTITVTRNEIMYALNQEDKFLLAVVFVDENDNVDGPHYVRKPFNSEPDWGVASVNYDLNDLLQRAEAV